GCCcgtgttaaaaaaaattgtgaaattatTTAAAAAATGTTTAATTACGTGCCTAAATTCTTGCGACCGGTATCTTTTCGTGTGCAAATCCGACAAGCAACAAGCTCATAACAAGGTTTTTGGGTTCATTGATAATGATGAAGAAATCATGGGGTTGTACAATAAACACCCAAGTTTCTCTCTGCTTATCTGTGTACCTTGTTCTCAACTTATGTCAAAATCAGAAGCCAATCTGATTAGGAACATAAAAGAGATTATTTGAACCATTTAGGTACTAGTACATTTCATCAATGTTACAGGGGGTCTTAGGCCTCTTTCTTCTTCTCAAGCAGGTCAGTTCTCAATCAATCTTGAAAAAAAAGGGGTTGAGGGAAAGGAAATGTTAGGGTGGAAAAACAAGTGGTGGGGAGGTAAAATGGGTTGGGCATTAAGTGTAATGGATTGACAATGGCATTATGAAATTAGGGCAACAATTGAAAAGTCGAATCAAAGGGAATTTTATTGATAATGGTTCGTCACTATAATTCAATGAGATTACAATTTAATATGAACTAAGATAGGATTGATGATCAAGTATCTCCAAGCTTGTACGTGACCTGCAATGGAGGATTTGGGAAATTAGAGATTGAAGAAGGGAgaagagagaagaagaagaagaagaagaagaagttgagaGAGAGATTAATACCACATCATAACTCCATTTCCCTCcattatttttgttatttaagCTAACACTTAGTCTCAACTAACACAAATGAACTGATCTCCACTGTAGGATCCTGTAGCTAACTTATAATCTTGAGCATTGATCTTTAAGTGGCCCTTCCATCCGCGTGTCTTAAGTGATGGCTCCGTCTGTGCCACATGTTGACCCAATGCTCCTAATTACAATTCAGTACCCAAGCTCATTTTTCCCCAATTCGACTTAACCTAATTGAATTCCCAATTCATAACATTAAGGTGGCATCCACCACATCAAATGTCAGTGTCATGTGAAATTTAGCGTCCACATTGGACAGCCCTAACGGAGGAAGGTATATATTTGAACCATTTAGGTAATAGTATGGATATTTTTGCACCAATAGTTTAACGGAGGCTAAATTTGATCCTTTTCGCACAAAGGGGTATAGTTGACCCTTTCCCATTATTTAATTGTGCTCCAATTTGAAAGTAGTCACACCCGCTATCTGAACTATTTGTCCAAAAATTCATCGTAATTGGACTATTTTCAAGCTAGCAGTCTCATACGCATGGAAAAAGATAAAGATaaggggtgtgtttggtacgaaggaaaaAGTTTTCCAAGGAAAAAGTTTTCCTCGAGAATgtattcttggaaaataagtgaatttctacttattttctcatgtttgtttGGGTagcggaaaataagtgaatttcttacttattttctcatattcgtttggttggtagaaaatattttcaggaaaatacccacccaagccccacaactccaccccaaccccacccccatcccccacccccaaccctttttttttaagtatttaattttttttctggattttctaAACCACCACATCCTCCCTCCCCCCAGTATGGACCCATAACCACCCACCCCCCACCTtcaattttttttggagggggttgTGGGGTGTCGGGAAAGGGGGGTGAGTGGGacccaaaaaaattcaaaacttttttttcaaaataaaattattttgcgggggggggggggggggggggggggtggtgcaaaaaaccaaaaaaaaaatcaaaacttttttttcaaaacaaaattaattttttttggggagGGGGTGGCGTGGGGGCAGGGTGGGTGGGGTGGGGCAGGGgcggggtggtgcaaaaaaacaaaaaacaaaaaaaatcaaaactttttttttaaaagtaaattAGTTTTTTTAGGGGGGTGGGGGGCTGGGCTGGGTGCAGGGgcggtggggtgggggtggggcagggtgggggtggtgcaaaaaaattcaaaacgttttttccaaaacaaaattattttgggggggggggggggaggtggggtagggtggtgcaaaaaacaaaaaaaaaatcaaaacttttttttcaaaacaaaattaattttttttttgggtggaggGTGGGGTGGGGGCAGGGTAGGTGGGGTGGAGTGGGCTGACGGcaggggtgggtggggtggggtggtacaaaaaacaaaaaaaaaatcaaaacttttttttcaaaacaaaattaattattttttgggaaggggttgggggtgggggcAGGGGTGGGTAGGGTGAGGATGGGGTGGGGCTGGGTTGGGGCTGGGGTGGGGCTTgcgtggggtggtgcaaaaaataaaaaaaaaattcaaatcctTTTTTTCAaagcaaaattaatttttttttgccagGGAGTAGGGCAGGAGTGGGTGGGTGGGGTAGGCGTGGTGGTGGGGTGAGCGAAGGGGTGGGGTGGTGGGAGTTATTGTGGGTGGGttgggtggttggtggaatgcaCTTATAGACTTGTTTTTCCTATTTTTATTAGAGAAGTCATTTTCTCCATTTTTGAGGAACttattttcctaaagaaaatatttttcaaaatttttaatcAAACGAATATGAAAAAattagaaaatgttttccttcataccgaacacccCCAAGGAcccagaaaatgttttcctccataccgaacaccaACAAGGACAACATAgattttgtttttctttaaaggagaagaaagaaataaataaataaataaaatgaatggAGTAAATGGTAATAGTATTATTCTTCAGATCTACAACAGTTCAAGCAAATGGGACTATAAGAAGctcaaaaaatgaattacaaacaATACTATTCTTTAGTGTTCCCCTATACAACCTTTAGTATTGGCCTACAACGTGGAAGAAATTTCAGAAAACATAATGGACAGTAAATACTGAAAGATAGATCAAGAATATCACTAAACTTCTTGCACGCTAGTCTTCCTCTTGCAAAAATCTATCAATTGCTTGAAGTTGGTTGCCGCCTCCTATCTTGCACATAATGCATTGAGCAGCACATGACCAAGCATAAGGTCCACAAAGTACTGGTGCCCAATCTGGCCATCCCTCCACTTTAGCTTGGCGGGAGCACGGCCATAATGCACCCCATCATTGCATCTGTTATCGTAGTGCCACGGGTAAGTCATGTCAAAATCATCAATGACACGATCAACTAAACCATATGCCCTAAACTTATCCAAGACTACCCCATTGAAGGCCTCCATTTTATTTGGATTAAATGCTAATCGTCTAGCATATCCACCAGTGGTTATTGTCGTCCTATATATGACTTCAGGTGGTCTCAACCCTCTCTGCCTTACCCCATTAAATACCTCAGCCCAGAATGATGCAGCATAGTTGGCGCCTCCAATGAAATGCCTAATATTAGGCCAATATACTCCATCATGTAATCCCGAATTCATAATTATAGTGTCTGGAACAACATGTCCAGAGAAGTACTTTTTCAAAAGTTCTCTATAGTCAGCATCTTTCAATGAATTCAAGCCTTGATAATTGCCTGTCTGGTTAGGATGCCCATTGAAAATGTTAGTAAATCGAACTGTTTGAGACGGATTCCTCGGGTTGCTGATGTTCAAATCAGCTCTTCTTGGAACCTCCTTTATATCATTCACGTCTAAAATGAAATGAAGGATGTTTCTCACTGTGTCACAGTGATTCGAATCGCCCCACCAGAAAATCCAGCGACCCTTCAAACAATGCCATGCTTCTTCACTTGAGAACATCTTGAATGAACAATGTGTTGAATATACCCAACCATTGCTCTCCAAGGACCCCAGTGGACCATCACACCATGGTTTTTGGCATGGAAAATTTGGTTCTTGGCATCTGTATCGCCCATCATTACTAATTGGGCAGCTATCATTCTTGGCATGACGAGTCCATCGACCAGACCACACATCCCTAACAAGATCCGACTTCTTGCATTGAGACATTTCAGGTAATTCAACAGAGGACTTGGAGAATTTGACTGGGATCACGCGCAAAACTTTGTCAAATGCAAACCTTTCAGGCGAAAACTTCAGGCCTTCATGATGTCGAAACAGTAGGATAATTGTGAGATTGTAATCCCCAGAAAAATCAGGGTGGACTTGCAGGGTAAACTGGTAAGTACCATTGCCTAAATCTTTAATGGGAGGCCTAGACTTCCATGTTTCACCAGCAATATCAGTTTCAAAATAATCACCACCCAAACAATGGGGTTTCCCAGAATCATCCAATGCTTGGAAAACAAACTCATGAATATCCCCAGTTGACAACTCAATGTTCTCACGACCATCCAAAGCAGGGATTTTTATATCCACAGTTCTTGAATCCCTACACGGCTCACCTCCAGGAGCCAACCAATTAGTAAGCAGATTTGATGAATAGTTTGCCTCTAATTCAGCAGAAATCCACCTATGAACTCTTGGTCTTGAAACCTCTGTCCTTACTGGTTCCTTATGGGACAAATTTGTCACCATTTCAAGACTGAAATCAGGGGCATTACCTTGATTTTCAGTCAAATTAATCGGTTGAGGTTCGACTGTAGGAACCAGATTTTTTGGGGCAAAATCTCGGTTCAGATTCTGCCGAGTATTTACTGAACGGGGTCTAAGGGAAATATTGGTAAAGCTGAAATCTTTAAAAGTAGGAATAAACTTTCCTGAACTATTCACCTTCAAAGAAACAAAATCTCTCTGAAAACTACCCACACTAACACCATCAATCCCCCATACAATCAAGATTCCAAGAAAAACACCCATTGTCAATAGCTTAAACCACCATTGGACTTTGGGGTTATTAGACCTCATTACCCACCCAAAATTTACAGCTTTCTCAGGCATCTTAGAAGAAAGCATTATGTCAAAGTTGACACCAACCCACCAAACTGCAACAGCAGGAAATTATAGGCTAACCAAGAATCATAAAAAGCTTCACCTTATTAGCTAAAAATGATGATTTTCCCCACAAATCTTTGAAAAAGAGCAAAACCCCAAGAATACCAGACCAACAATAGAACTGTACAAACCCACCAAGAATCTTGAAAAGCCTCACCTATTAGTAAAAAAGATGAATTTTTTACACAAAGTCTGAAAAATAACACAAATCAAGAAATACCCAATTCTTTAAACAAGAAACTAAAGTAGGACTAGCCAACTAGGGACTTCTTTTTCAATAAAATTGTAGTGAAAAAAGCCAAAGAAATGTAGTGAAAACTTACAGTTAAGCTTCAAGAttggtccaaaaaaaaaaaaaagtatgtaaGTTTGTCAAAGTTTGCAGAAGTATAGACAAAGTAGAAAAAGGGAAATGATAAGATATGGACGATGaagaaagaagaggaagaagTGTCCAAGAATGGACCAAAAAGTTGCTAGTGAGCAAATATAAGAAGAGCTAATGATTGTAATTGATAATTACCAAAttgtcaattatacccttatagtTGTATGGTTATTACCATTATTAGGAAGTCACCGACAGACACGGGAAATGGAATATTGAACCGAGGAACATGGGACTTAATATACCAGCGCCCTTACCGGGGCATTTTTGTCTTCTTGAAATTATCTGCTACGGTAGCTCTATGATAAGCTGCCACGTGGTACATTATTTTATTTTAGATACTTTTACGTCTAAAGTAC
The sequence above is a segment of the Lycium barbarum isolate Lr01 chromosome 6, ASM1917538v2, whole genome shotgun sequence genome. Coding sequences within it:
- the LOC132645000 gene encoding uncharacterized protein LOC132645000, with the translated sequence MLSSKMPEKAVNFGWVMRSNNPKVQWWFKLLTMGVFLGILIVWGIDGVSVGSFQRDFVSLKVNSSGKFIPTFKDFSFTNISLRPRSVNTRQNLNRDFAPKNLVPTVEPQPINLTENQGNAPDFSLEMVTNLSHKEPVRTEVSRPRVHRWISAELEANYSSNLLTNWLAPGGEPCRDSRTVDIKIPALDGRENIELSTGDIHEFVFQALDDSGKPHCLGGDYFETDIAGETWKSRPPIKDLGNGTYQFTLQVHPDFSGDYNLTIILLFRHHEGLKFSPERFAFDKVLRVIPVKFSKSSVELPEMSQCKKSDLVRDVWSGRWTRHAKNDSCPISNDGRYRCQEPNFPCQKPWCDGPLGSLESNGWVYSTHCSFKMFSSEEAWHCLKGRWIFWWGDSNHCDTVRNILHFILDVNDIKEVPRRADLNISNPRNPSQTVRFTNIFNGHPNQTGNYQGLNSLKDADYRELLKKYFSGHVVPDTIIMNSGLHDGVYWPNIRHFIGGANYAASFWAEVFNGVRQRGLRPPEVIYRTTITTGGYARRLAFNPNKMEAFNGVVLDKFRAYGLVDRVIDDFDMTYPWHYDNRCNDGVHYGRAPAKLKWRDGQIGHQYFVDLMLGHVLLNALCAR